AAGCGGTGCGCACAGACGTCTTCGGCGCCAACGGCTACCCGCAGATGCTGCTGCGAGTGGGCTGGGCGCCCATCGACGCCGATCCATTGCCGTCGACGCCGCGTCGTGAACTCGAGGACTTCGTCGAGTGGAGTGCCGAGCAACAACAAGCTGTCGGCCAATAGCCGGCGGTTTACAGCGCAACCCCGCGCGGGCAATGATATGTCGATGACCGGGCGGGCCGAAGACTGCGCGTTGCTGGATGTGGGCGGGCTGCACGAACTGGTCGAGTCGCTGATCGAACGCGGTTACCGGGTGGTCGGCCCGACGTTGCGGGACAACGCGATTGTGCTCGCCGAACTCGATTCCGCGGCCGATCTCCCGCGCGGCTGGGGCGTGGACGTGGGCCCGGGGCACTACCGGGTCCGGCGCCGCGACGACGAGGCGGTATTCGGGCATTCGGCCGGAGCGCAGTCGTGGAAGCAGTTCCTGCACCCGCCGCGGTTGCGGCTGTGGGCCGGAACCCGGGACGGGACAGTCCAATCCGAGCCAGAACCGCCGCGTTACGCGCTGCTCGGCGTGCATGGTTGCGACCTGGCCGCTATCGCGACCCTGGACCGCGTGCTCGGCAATGCCGACTATCCCGACGGCTCCTATGTCGGCCGCCGCCGAAACCTGTTCGTCGTGGCGGTGAACTGCACCGAGCCCGGTGGGCTGTGCTTCTGTGCGTCGATGGGTACCGGCCCTGCCGTCGGACCCGGCTACGATCTCGCGCTCACCGAGCTCCTCGACGACGGTGCCGCACCCAGCTATCTGGTCGACGTGGGATCCCCCGAAGGCGCCGAGGTGCTGGCCGGCCTACCGCAGCGCGAACCAACCCGGAGCGAAATCGATTGCGCCCGTGGTGAAGTCGACGCCGCCGCGCAACACATGGGCCGCCGGATGCCCGAGACCGACCTGCGTAACCTGCTGATCGACGCACGCGAGTCGCCGCAGTGGGAGGACGTGGCCGGGCGCTGCCTGACCTGCGGCAACTGCACCATGGTGTGCCCGACCTGTTTCTGCACCAGCACCGAGGACGTCAGCGACCTCACCGGCGAGCACGCCGAGCGGTGGCGAAACTGGGCTTCCTGCTTCGAATTCGACTTCACCTACGTCCACGGCGGCGGCAGCGTCCGGCAGTCCGGGGCGTCGCGCTACCGGCACTGGATCACCCACAAACTGGGCACCTGGCACGACCAGTTCGGCATGTCCGGCTGCGTCGGCTGCGGCCGCTGCATCGCCTGGTGTCCCACCGGCATCGACATCACCGAGGAGATGAACAAGATGGCCGGAACGCCGGAGCGGACCGGCGATGACTGAAGCGACCCGCGTGCTGCCTGCGCTGCATTCGATGGCGCCCGTTCCCTACCGGGTACGCAGTCGCGTTGTGGAGAGCCCGGATTCGGCGACCCTGTGCCTCGAGCCGGTCGGTGAGGCGCTGCGCTCGCCCGAGCCGGGCGAGTTCATGATGCTCTACGCCTTCGGCGTCGGCGAGGTCGCGATCTCGGTCTCCGGTGACCCGACCGTCACCGACGGTTCCATCACCCACACCGTGCGATCGGTCGGTGCGGTCAGTCGCGCGCTGCACGACGCCCAGCCGGGCAGTGTCATCGGCGTCCGCGGGCCATTCGGGACCACCTGGGGTTTGGCCGAGGCCGTCGGGCGGGATCTGGTGATGGTCGCCGGCGGCGTGGGGCTGTGCCCGTTGCGTCCGGCGATCCTGCAGGCGGTGGCGTTGCGGGCCCGCTATGGAACGCTGACGCTGGTGGTGGGCGCCCGCTCGAAGTCCGACTTCGTGTTCGCCGACCAACTCAAGAGGTGGGCCAACGACCCGCAGATCGATTTGCACCTGATCGTCGACGCCGCCACGCAGGGCTGGACCGGTGAGGTCGGGCTGGTCACCGCGCCGCTGCGGCGCTTGACGCTGGACCCGGGCTGCACCACCGCGTTCCTCTGCGGACCGGAAGCCATGCTGCATTTCGGCGCCGAGGAATTGATCGCCAAAGGTGTTGCCGCGCAAGATATCAAGGTTTCGCTGGAACGGAATATGCAGTGCGGCATCGGTTTATGCGGGCACTGCCAACTGGGTCCGCTGCTGCTGTGCCGCGACGGACCCGTGGTGAGCTACGACGTCGCCGGCCCGTTGCTGCGGGTGAAGGAGCTGTAGATGAGCCCACCCAAACTGGCCGTGTGGAAGTTCGCCTCGTGCGACGGTTGTCAGCTGACGCTGCTGGATTGCGAGGACGAGTTGCTCACCCTGGCCGGTCAGGTCACGATCGCCAACTTCGCGGAGGCATCCAGCGCGACCGTCGACGGCCCGTACGACGTGTCGCTGGTCGAAGGTTCGGTCACCACGCCGCACGACGAGCAACGGATCCGTGACATCCGCAAGCAGTCTCGGGTATTGGTCACCATCGGTGCGTGTGCGACGGCCGGGGGAGTGCAAGCACTGCGCAACTTCGCCGACGTCACCGAATTCACCTCGGTGGTGTACGCCCGACCCGACTACATCCAGACCCTGGCGACCTCCACGCCCGCCTCCGCGCACGTCGAGGTCGACTACCAGCTGCACGGCTGCCCGATCGACCGCGGACAGCTGCTCGACACCCTGGCCGCGTTGCTGATCGGCCGCAAACCGCGGCTGCCGGCCAAGACGGTGTGCACCGAATGCAAGATGCGTGGCGTCACCTGCCTGGTCGTCGCCGACGGCACGCCGTGCCTGGGGCCCGTCACCCACGCCGGCTGCGGTGCGCTGTGCCCCAAGCATCATCGCGGCTGCTTCGGCTGTTTCGGCCCGTCGGCGGCGCCACAGACCGCGACGCTGATTCCGTTGTTGCGCCGCGACGGCATGTCCGACGGCGACGTCGAACGGGTGTTCTCGACGTTCAACGTGACCAGTTTCGCCGCCGAACGGCAGCCGCGGTGAGCACCCGCACCCTCAGTGTCGGCACCCTGGCGCGAGTGGAAGGCGAAGGGGCGCTGCATGTCACGGTGAGAGACGGCGTGCTGGAAAGGGTGGAGCTCAACATCTACGAGCCGCCGCGGTTCTTCGAAGCCTTTCTGCGCGGCCGCGCCTACACCGAACCGCCCGACCTGACCGCACGGATTTGCGGAATCTGTCCGGTCGCTTACCAATTCAGCGCGTGCAACGCGATCGAAGACGCCTGCGGGGCGACCCTGGACGACGAGCTCGTCGCGCTGCGCCGGTTGTTGTACTGCGGCGAGTGGATGCACAGTCACGTGCTGCACATCTACCTGCTGAACGCCCCGGACTTCCTGGGCTGCCCCGACATCATCGCCATGTCGCGAAATCATGGCGCCGCGGTGCAGCGGGGCCTGTCGCTGAAGAAGGCCGGCAACGCGCTGATGGAGTTCGTCGGCGGACGCGCGATACACCCCATCAACGTGCGCGTCGGCGGCTTCTACTCGGTGCCGACCAAAGCCGAACTCGCACCGATGGCCGAACGGCTGCGCCGCGCCCTGGACGAAGCGCTGGAAACGGTGGAGTGGGTGTCGGGCTTCGAGTTTCCCGAATTCGAGATGGACCACGAGTTCCTGGCGTTGAGCACCCCGGGGCGCTACCCGATCGAGAACGGCACCATCGTGCGCAGCGCCGGCCCGTCCTTCCCGGTGGCCGATTTCACCGAGCGGGTACGCGAGCACCAGGTGCCGCACTCCTCGGCACTGCAGGCGACGCTGGACGGCGGGCGTCACCTCACCGGGCCGCTGGCCCGCTATTCGCTGAACTCCGCGGCGCTGTCACCGATCGCGGCGCAGGCCGCCGCCCGCGCCGGGCTGGGCGTGCAATGCCGAAACCCGTTCCGCAGCATCGTCGTTCGATCCGTCGAGGTGGTCTACGCGATCGAGGAAGCATTGCGCATCATCGACGAATACCAACGCCCATCCCGCCCGTACGTGGACGTCGAAGCCCGGCCCGGGGTGGGGCACGGCGTCAGTGAGGCGCCCCGCGGTCTGCTCTACCACCGGTACCGAATCGACGCTGAGGGACTGATTTCCGCGGCGACCATCGTCCCGCCCACCTCACAGAATCAGGGTGCGATCGAAGCCGACCTGGCCCGCGTCGTCTCGACCAATCTGGATATCGACGACGCGGCACTGACCCTGTTGTGCGAGAGGGTGATTCGTAACTACGACCCGTGCATCTCGTGTGCCACCCA
The nucleotide sequence above comes from Mycobacterium kiyosense. Encoded proteins:
- a CDS encoding Ni/Fe hydrogenase subunit alpha, producing MSTRTLSVGTLARVEGEGALHVTVRDGVLERVELNIYEPPRFFEAFLRGRAYTEPPDLTARICGICPVAYQFSACNAIEDACGATLDDELVALRRLLYCGEWMHSHVLHIYLLNAPDFLGCPDIIAMSRNHGAAVQRGLSLKKAGNALMEFVGGRAIHPINVRVGGFYSVPTKAELAPMAERLRRALDEALETVEWVSGFEFPEFEMDHEFLALSTPGRYPIENGTIVRSAGPSFPVADFTERVREHQVPHSSALQATLDGGRHLTGPLARYSLNSAALSPIAAQAAARAGLGVQCRNPFRSIVVRSVEVVYAIEEALRIIDEYQRPSRPYVDVEARPGVGHGVSEAPRGLLYHRYRIDAEGLISAATIVPPTSQNQGAIEADLARVVSTNLDIDDAALTLLCERVIRNYDPCISCATHFLTLTVDGR
- a CDS encoding oxidoreductase, with product MTEATRVLPALHSMAPVPYRVRSRVVESPDSATLCLEPVGEALRSPEPGEFMMLYAFGVGEVAISVSGDPTVTDGSITHTVRSVGAVSRALHDAQPGSVIGVRGPFGTTWGLAEAVGRDLVMVAGGVGLCPLRPAILQAVALRARYGTLTLVVGARSKSDFVFADQLKRWANDPQIDLHLIVDAATQGWTGEVGLVTAPLRRLTLDPGCTTAFLCGPEAMLHFGAEELIAKGVAAQDIKVSLERNMQCGIGLCGHCQLGPLLLCRDGPVVSYDVAGPLLRVKEL
- a CDS encoding 4Fe-4S ferredoxin, giving the protein MTGRAEDCALLDVGGLHELVESLIERGYRVVGPTLRDNAIVLAELDSAADLPRGWGVDVGPGHYRVRRRDDEAVFGHSAGAQSWKQFLHPPRLRLWAGTRDGTVQSEPEPPRYALLGVHGCDLAAIATLDRVLGNADYPDGSYVGRRRNLFVVAVNCTEPGGLCFCASMGTGPAVGPGYDLALTELLDDGAAPSYLVDVGSPEGAEVLAGLPQREPTRSEIDCARGEVDAAAQHMGRRMPETDLRNLLIDARESPQWEDVAGRCLTCGNCTMVCPTCFCTSTEDVSDLTGEHAERWRNWASCFEFDFTYVHGGGSVRQSGASRYRHWITHKLGTWHDQFGMSGCVGCGRCIAWCPTGIDITEEMNKMAGTPERTGDD
- a CDS encoding oxidoreductase, with amino-acid sequence MSPPKLAVWKFASCDGCQLTLLDCEDELLTLAGQVTIANFAEASSATVDGPYDVSLVEGSVTTPHDEQRIRDIRKQSRVLVTIGACATAGGVQALRNFADVTEFTSVVYARPDYIQTLATSTPASAHVEVDYQLHGCPIDRGQLLDTLAALLIGRKPRLPAKTVCTECKMRGVTCLVVADGTPCLGPVTHAGCGALCPKHHRGCFGCFGPSAAPQTATLIPLLRRDGMSDGDVERVFSTFNVTSFAAERQPR